One window from the genome of Bradyrhizobium xenonodulans encodes:
- a CDS encoding NADP-dependent oxidoreductase: MSQAKRIVLAARPVGEPKQSDFRIEEFAVPTPGAGEVLLRTIWLSLDPYMRGRMSDGPSYAAPVPVGGVMEGEAVSEVAASNNPDFAKGEIVRARTGWQSHAISNGKGLIKVDPKLGPISTSIGVLGMPGMTAYTGLLDIGKPQDGETVVVAGASGAVGSAVGQIAKIKGARAVGIAGGRDKCDYVVKELGFDACIDHRDPDLAAKLKDACPKGIDVYFENVGGAVFEAVFPLLNPFARVPVCGLIAHYNDTEAKPPKWAAAMMRATLTKRLTFRGFIVSDFAARHGDFLRDMSAWVRDGKVKYKEFVTEGLESAPGAFMGLLKGANFGKQLVRVGPDRA; this comes from the coding sequence ATGTCCCAGGCAAAACGCATCGTTCTCGCCGCGCGTCCCGTCGGCGAGCCAAAACAGTCCGATTTCCGCATCGAGGAATTTGCGGTGCCGACGCCAGGCGCAGGCGAAGTCCTGCTGCGCACCATCTGGCTCTCGCTCGATCCCTATATGCGTGGGCGCATGAGCGACGGTCCGTCCTACGCCGCGCCGGTGCCGGTCGGTGGCGTGATGGAAGGCGAGGCGGTCAGCGAGGTCGCGGCGTCCAACAACCCTGACTTTGCCAAAGGCGAGATCGTGCGAGCCCGTACCGGCTGGCAGTCGCACGCGATCTCCAACGGCAAGGGACTGATCAAGGTCGATCCGAAGCTCGGGCCGATCTCGACCTCCATCGGCGTGCTCGGCATGCCCGGCATGACGGCGTACACGGGCCTGCTCGACATCGGCAAGCCGCAGGACGGCGAGACCGTCGTCGTTGCCGGCGCCTCCGGCGCGGTCGGCTCGGCTGTCGGCCAGATCGCGAAGATCAAGGGCGCGCGTGCGGTCGGCATCGCCGGCGGCAGGGACAAGTGCGACTACGTCGTGAAGGAGCTCGGCTTCGATGCCTGCATCGATCACCGCGATCCTGATCTGGCCGCGAAGCTGAAGGACGCCTGCCCGAAGGGCATCGACGTCTATTTCGAGAATGTCGGCGGCGCCGTGTTCGAGGCGGTGTTCCCGCTGCTCAATCCGTTCGCGCGCGTGCCGGTCTGCGGCCTGATCGCGCATTACAACGACACCGAGGCCAAGCCGCCGAAATGGGCCGCGGCGATGATGCGCGCGACGCTGACCAAGCGGCTGACCTTCCGCGGCTTCATCGTCTCCGATTTCGCCGCCCGCCATGGCGACTTCCTGCGCGACATGTCCGCCTGGGTCCGCGACGGCAAGGTCAAATACAAGGAGTTCGTCACCGAGGGCCTGGAGAGCGCGCCCGGCGCCTTCATGGGGCTCCTGAAGGGGGCCAATTTCGGCAAGCAGCTGGTCCGGGTCGGGCCTGACAGGGCGTAG
- a CDS encoding LacI family DNA-binding transcriptional regulator, which translates to MTDPAKPTFDDVVRIPAPPGRASATGRPPRIEEVAERAGVAPITVSRVLRHPEKVNRETRERILEVIEATGYASNPHARALRSGRSNVVMAFVSNILSQQFGLAVRSFAATLEPEGFEVLVGQTSYSYAKEVAMIQSLRGIRPAAVMFTGVIELEENRAALQELGIPVIETWAFPRDPIDMLVGLPNADAGAMAARRLAEAGHRRVAFIGRSSGRGALRRDGFRAAAAELGLEIVHEILVGEVTGLVDGRGAFTALLDRGGDVDSVFCANDLLATGALIEARARGLSVPRDLAVLGFGDNDVADQITPGLTTISFDAAAMGRIAGELLLARLSGAPAAEQRLAVELFLVERGSV; encoded by the coding sequence ATGACCGATCCGGCAAAGCCGACCTTTGACGACGTGGTGCGCATTCCGGCGCCGCCCGGCCGCGCCAGCGCGACCGGACGGCCGCCGCGGATCGAGGAGGTCGCGGAACGCGCCGGCGTCGCACCGATCACGGTGTCACGGGTGCTGCGCCATCCGGAAAAGGTCAATCGCGAAACCCGCGAGCGCATCCTCGAAGTGATCGAGGCGACCGGCTACGCCTCCAACCCGCATGCGCGCGCGTTGCGCTCGGGCCGCTCGAACGTGGTCATGGCCTTCGTCTCGAATATCCTCAGCCAGCAGTTCGGCCTCGCGGTACGCAGCTTCGCGGCCACGCTCGAGCCTGAAGGCTTCGAGGTGCTGGTCGGACAGACCTCCTACTCCTATGCCAAGGAGGTCGCGATGATCCAGTCGCTGCGCGGCATCCGCCCCGCCGCGGTGATGTTCACCGGCGTGATCGAGCTCGAGGAGAATCGTGCCGCGCTCCAGGAGCTCGGCATTCCCGTGATCGAGACCTGGGCGTTTCCGCGCGACCCCATCGACATGCTGGTCGGCCTGCCCAATGCGGATGCCGGCGCGATGGCGGCGCGCAGACTGGCCGAGGCTGGACATCGCCGCGTCGCCTTCATCGGCCGCAGCAGCGGCCGCGGCGCACTCCGACGCGACGGTTTTCGCGCGGCGGCGGCAGAGCTCGGGCTCGAAATCGTGCACGAGATCCTCGTTGGAGAGGTCACGGGGCTGGTCGACGGCCGCGGCGCCTTCACCGCCCTGCTCGATCGCGGCGGCGACGTCGATTCCGTGTTCTGCGCCAACGACCTGCTCGCGACCGGCGCGCTGATCGAGGCTCGCGCCCGCGGCCTGTCGGTGCCGCGCGATCTCGCCGTGCTCGGCTTCGGCGACAACGACGTCGCCGATCAGATCACCCCGGGTCTCACCACCATCTCGTTCGATGCGGCGGCCATGGGGCGTATCGCGGGCGAATTGCTTTTGGCACGGCTCTCCGGCGCACCGGCGGCCGAGCAACGGCTCGCAGTCGAGCTGTTCCTGGTCGAGCGCGGCAGCGTCTGA
- a CDS encoding succinylglutamate desuccinylase/aspartoacylase family protein produces the protein MHTGLFNDIDFEKDQKWSGHLGIPFSIDRSPYFQLKIPIFRIKNGAGPKLLLMAGNHGDEYEGEITLTRLYRRLDAAAVKGEITILPFANLPAVMAARRRSPLDEGNLNRAFPGDAGGTPTFRLAHFLEHELFPRHDVVFDIHSGGTSMAHVPCALIERQGPPEMFAHALRLMEGLGMPFAFVAENGATAPTSMAAAARAGAIGLSGEFGGGGTVTPQTMALTARAVDRLLLALGLVQAPVLGPHAPVERATELLALQSHAQAVFATRRGWFEPAVMVGARVAAGDIAGWYHDFERPELPEEVLRFPADGIVISQRLHTDSQSGDCLVQVGRALLRDEVAR, from the coding sequence ATGCATACCGGACTTTTCAACGACATCGACTTCGAGAAGGACCAGAAATGGTCCGGCCATCTCGGCATTCCCTTCTCGATCGATCGCTCCCCCTACTTCCAGCTCAAGATCCCGATCTTCCGGATCAAGAACGGCGCCGGCCCGAAGCTGCTCCTGATGGCCGGCAATCACGGCGACGAATATGAGGGCGAGATCACGCTGACGCGGCTGTATCGGCGGCTCGATGCCGCCGCCGTCAAGGGCGAGATCACGATCCTGCCCTTCGCCAATCTGCCTGCCGTGATGGCGGCGCGCCGCCGCTCGCCGCTCGACGAGGGCAATCTCAACCGCGCCTTCCCGGGCGACGCCGGTGGCACACCGACGTTCCGGCTTGCGCATTTCCTCGAGCACGAACTGTTCCCACGGCATGATGTCGTCTTCGACATTCATTCCGGCGGCACCTCGATGGCGCATGTGCCTTGCGCGCTGATCGAGCGGCAAGGACCGCCCGAGATGTTCGCCCACGCGCTGCGTCTCATGGAAGGGCTTGGCATGCCCTTCGCCTTCGTCGCCGAGAACGGGGCCACGGCGCCGACCTCGATGGCGGCGGCCGCACGTGCCGGCGCGATCGGGCTCTCCGGCGAGTTCGGCGGCGGCGGCACCGTCACGCCGCAGACGATGGCGCTCACCGCGCGCGCCGTCGACCGCCTGCTGCTCGCGCTCGGCCTCGTTCAGGCCCCGGTGCTCGGGCCGCATGCGCCGGTCGAACGCGCCACAGAATTGCTGGCGCTGCAAAGCCATGCGCAGGCGGTGTTCGCGACACGGCGCGGCTGGTTCGAGCCCGCGGTCATGGTCGGCGCGCGCGTTGCGGCCGGCGACATCGCCGGCTGGTACCATGATTTCGAGCGCCCTGAGCTGCCGGAAGAGGTGCTGCGCTTCCCCGCCGACGGCATCGTGATCTCGCAGCGCCTGCACACCGACAGCCAGAGCGGCGACTGCCTGGTCCAGGTCGGCCGCGCGCTGCTACGCGACGAGGTGGCTCGCTGA
- a CDS encoding RidA family protein produces the protein MIKRYVVGSRMSQAVAAGGMVHIAGQVADDRKAGIVSQTQQVLAKIDALLKEAGSDRAKLIAVNVFLPHITDFDAMNSIYDAWIDPANPPARACVEARLADPDLRVEMTAVALL, from the coding sequence ATGATCAAACGTTACGTCGTGGGCTCGCGCATGAGCCAGGCGGTCGCCGCCGGCGGCATGGTGCACATCGCCGGCCAGGTCGCCGACGACCGCAAGGCAGGCATCGTGTCGCAGACCCAGCAGGTGCTGGCCAAGATCGACGCGCTCTTGAAAGAGGCCGGCTCCGATCGCGCCAAGCTGATCGCGGTCAACGTCTTCCTGCCGCACATCACCGACTTCGACGCCATGAACTCGATCTACGATGCCTGGATCGATCCGGCCAACCCGCCGGCACGCGCCTGCGTCGAAGCCCGCCTCGCCGATCCCGATTTGCGCGTCGAGATGACCGCGGTCGCCTTGCTCTGA
- a CDS encoding transporter substrate-binding domain-containing protein, whose protein sequence is MRPLKSLFAIAATALAVFAAPTLAQADKLQDVLGSGKLRVGILTDAAPWGFKDDKGEIAGLDADLAKLIAADMGVKLELVPVTGAARIPNLLSDKIDMLIAGLGATPERAQQVMFSQPYAVVNLGVYGAKSIPAATGKKPDNLEGRTVAVAKGTTLDVWLTDNAPKVKLVRFEDTPAALAAFLSGQADTFAENSAIALKVQDQNPTKEVELKFLIRQSPAHVGVRQGEQNLLNWINTDIFFNKLNGKLGALQLKWFKEEQTLPTL, encoded by the coding sequence ATGAGACCATTGAAGTCCCTCTTTGCGATCGCAGCCACGGCGCTCGCCGTGTTCGCCGCCCCAACCCTCGCCCAAGCCGACAAGCTCCAGGACGTGCTGGGCTCAGGCAAGCTGCGCGTCGGCATTCTCACCGATGCTGCGCCCTGGGGCTTCAAGGACGACAAGGGCGAGATCGCAGGTCTCGATGCCGATCTCGCCAAGCTGATCGCCGCCGATATGGGCGTCAAGCTCGAACTCGTGCCGGTGACGGGCGCAGCGCGCATCCCGAACCTGCTCTCGGACAAGATCGACATGCTGATCGCCGGTCTCGGCGCCACGCCCGAGCGCGCCCAGCAGGTGATGTTCTCGCAGCCCTATGCGGTGGTAAATCTCGGCGTCTACGGCGCCAAGTCTATTCCGGCTGCAACAGGCAAGAAGCCCGACAATCTGGAGGGCCGCACCGTTGCCGTCGCCAAGGGCACGACGCTCGACGTCTGGCTCACCGACAACGCGCCGAAGGTGAAGCTGGTGCGCTTCGAGGACACCCCGGCCGCGCTTGCCGCTTTTCTCTCCGGTCAGGCCGATACCTTCGCCGAAAACAGCGCCATCGCGCTGAAGGTGCAGGACCAGAACCCGACCAAGGAGGTCGAGCTGAAATTCCTGATCCGTCAGTCGCCGGCCCATGTCGGCGTGCGCCAGGGCGAGCAGAACCTGCTCAACTGGATCAACACCGACATCTTCTTCAACAAGCTCAACGGTAAGCTCGGCGCCCTGCAGCTGAAATGGTTCAAGGAAGAGCAGACGCTTCCGACGCTGTAG
- a CDS encoding amino acid ABC transporter ATP-binding protein — protein sequence MALVEIRDVHKTFGKVEVLKGVSLDVEEGEIVTIIGRSGSGKSTLLRCINALESVDSGEIRVEGQKVHAKMPDLKTFRQRVGIVFQAFNLFPHLKVERNVTLAPLLTRRIDKAKARALAEDVLTRVGLADKIDAWPEQLSGGQQQRVAIARCLAMAPHLMLFDEVTSALDPELVGEVLKVMEAMAKQGMTMILVTHEMGFARNVANRIVFMHQGRVWEQGPPAKLFASPETPELASFIASSK from the coding sequence ATGGCTCTCGTTGAAATCCGCGACGTGCACAAGACATTCGGCAAGGTCGAGGTGCTCAAGGGCGTCTCGCTCGACGTCGAGGAAGGCGAGATCGTCACGATCATCGGCCGCTCGGGCTCGGGCAAGTCGACGCTGCTCCGCTGCATCAACGCGCTGGAGAGCGTCGATTCCGGTGAAATTCGCGTCGAGGGGCAGAAGGTCCATGCGAAGATGCCTGACCTCAAGACATTCCGTCAGCGCGTCGGCATCGTGTTCCAGGCCTTCAATTTGTTTCCGCATTTGAAGGTCGAGCGCAACGTCACGCTGGCTCCGCTCCTCACCCGCCGCATCGACAAGGCCAAGGCCCGCGCGCTCGCCGAAGACGTGCTCACCCGTGTCGGTCTCGCCGACAAGATCGACGCCTGGCCGGAGCAGCTCTCCGGCGGCCAGCAGCAGCGCGTCGCAATTGCGCGCTGCCTCGCCATGGCCCCTCACCTCATGCTGTTCGACGAGGTCACCTCCGCACTCGATCCCGAGCTCGTCGGCGAAGTGCTCAAGGTGATGGAGGCGATGGCCAAGCAGGGCATGACGATGATCCTCGTCACCCACGAGATGGGCTTTGCCCGCAACGTCGCCAACCGCATCGTCTTCATGCATCAGGGCCGCGTCTGGGAACAGGGGCCGCCGGCAAAATTGTTTGCAAGCCCCGAGACACCCGAGCTCGCGAGCTTCATCGCATCGTCCAAATGA